One Cellulomonas sp. NS3 genomic region harbors:
- a CDS encoding fibronectin type III-like domain-contianing protein, which yields MTTTHSPAAPGSEPGGTTWRYDDAYQVLAAEADAVRLEVDVTNTGPRRGTATVEVYLEAEPVDGLDRPERWLAGHTTVTAESGTRTAATVRLPRRTFEVWDASRRLWTTPPVRYRARIGRSVRELPLTVEVVPLGVPTARLGGAGTGRARR from the coding sequence GTGACGACCACGCACTCCCCCGCCGCGCCCGGCTCGGAACCGGGCGGGACGACCTGGCGGTACGACGACGCGTACCAGGTGCTCGCCGCCGAGGCCGACGCGGTGCGCCTCGAGGTCGACGTCACCAACACCGGCCCGCGGCGCGGCACGGCGACCGTCGAGGTGTACCTCGAGGCGGAGCCGGTCGACGGGCTGGACCGCCCGGAGCGCTGGCTCGCCGGGCACACGACCGTGACGGCCGAGTCCGGGACCCGCACCGCCGCGACCGTACGGCTGCCCCGGCGCACGTTCGAGGTCTGGGACGCGTCCCGCCGCCTGTGGACCACCCCGCCCGTGCGGTACCGCGCACGCATCGGTCGCTCCGTGCGCGAGCTGCCGCTGACCGTCGAGGTCGTGCCCCTCGGCGTCCCCACCGCGCGCCTCGGTGGCGCGGGCACCGGGCGCGCCCGGCGCTGA
- a CDS encoding glycoside hydrolase family 3 N-terminal domain-containing protein, with amino-acid sequence MTATDVGTAPYLDPALPVDERVADLVSRMSVEQKVGQMMQLDAREGIDDQVLERHVGSILHASPEHLARQHELVARTPLRIPLLVAEDCIHGHSFFEGATIFPTQLGMAAAWDAGLVERVARATAVEAAATGIHWTFSPVLCIARDLRWGRVDETFGEDPFLIGELASAMVRGYQGGGLGDATAVLASAKHFAGYSETQGGRDASEADLSHRKLRSWFLPPFERVAREGCRTFMLGYQTLDGVPITVNEWLLTEVLRGEWGYTGILVTDWDNVGRMVWEQKVQPDLAHAAAAAVRAGNDMIMATPRFFEGALEAVDRGLLAEPDLDRAAARILTLKFELGLFEDPRVPDAERIRACVGAPEHAALNLEVARRSLVLLRNDGVLPLTPGTTDATGRAVGHGPARRVAVLGPLADDAQAQLGDWAGSSGQVDWMPDGHPRSMIRTVLDGLRATVPVDWSVDHARGAEILTLEPDPEGDRFPDGQPRWPVVVPAPVDEDQLAAAVEAAAAADVAVVVVGDRIELVGEARSTATLELVGSQVALLDAVVATGTPTVVVLLASKPLVLPASADRAGALVWAANPGMQGGQALAELLLGVVEPAGRLPVSFARHVGQQPTYYNQIRGQHGDRYADLTQRPAFPFGHGLGYSEVVYEDLRLDADAYTVHDTVRARVTVRNVGERPAHEVVQLYVRDAVASVSWADRELKAYRRVEVAPGAAETVELTLPVAACTVVDAAGHRVVEAGAFEVLVGPSSRPEALLTARFEARL; translated from the coding sequence CCTCGACCCGGCGCTGCCGGTCGACGAGCGCGTCGCCGACCTGGTCTCCCGCATGAGCGTGGAGCAGAAGGTCGGGCAGATGATGCAGCTCGACGCGCGCGAGGGCATCGACGACCAGGTGCTGGAGCGCCACGTCGGCTCGATCCTGCACGCGTCGCCCGAGCACCTCGCGCGCCAGCACGAGCTCGTCGCCCGCACGCCGCTGCGCATCCCGCTGCTGGTCGCGGAGGACTGCATCCACGGCCACTCGTTCTTCGAGGGCGCGACGATCTTCCCGACCCAGCTGGGCATGGCCGCTGCGTGGGACGCCGGGCTCGTGGAGCGGGTGGCCCGTGCGACCGCCGTCGAGGCCGCCGCGACCGGCATCCACTGGACGTTCTCCCCGGTGCTGTGCATCGCCCGTGACCTGCGGTGGGGCCGCGTCGACGAGACGTTCGGCGAGGACCCGTTCCTCATCGGCGAGCTCGCCTCGGCGATGGTGCGGGGGTACCAGGGCGGCGGGCTCGGCGACGCGACCGCCGTGCTCGCCTCCGCGAAGCACTTCGCCGGCTACTCCGAGACGCAGGGCGGCCGGGACGCGAGCGAGGCGGACCTCTCGCACCGCAAGCTGCGCTCGTGGTTCCTGCCGCCGTTCGAGCGGGTCGCCCGGGAGGGGTGCCGCACGTTCATGCTCGGCTACCAGACCCTCGACGGGGTGCCGATCACCGTCAACGAGTGGCTGCTCACCGAGGTGCTGCGCGGCGAGTGGGGCTACACCGGCATCCTCGTCACCGACTGGGACAACGTGGGCCGCATGGTGTGGGAGCAGAAGGTGCAGCCCGACCTCGCCCACGCCGCCGCCGCCGCGGTGCGGGCCGGCAACGACATGATCATGGCCACGCCCCGGTTCTTCGAGGGCGCGCTGGAGGCCGTCGACCGCGGCCTGCTCGCGGAGCCGGACCTCGACCGCGCCGCCGCCCGCATCCTCACGCTCAAGTTCGAGCTCGGGCTGTTCGAGGATCCGCGCGTGCCCGACGCGGAGCGCATCCGTGCGTGCGTCGGCGCGCCCGAGCACGCGGCGCTGAACCTGGAGGTCGCCCGCCGGTCGCTGGTGCTGCTGCGCAACGACGGCGTGCTGCCGCTCACGCCGGGCACCACGGACGCCACGGGCCGCGCGGTCGGGCACGGCCCGGCCCGGCGCGTCGCGGTCCTCGGGCCGCTCGCCGACGACGCGCAGGCGCAGCTCGGCGACTGGGCCGGCAGCTCGGGCCAGGTGGACTGGATGCCGGACGGCCACCCCCGCTCGATGATCCGCACCGTGCTCGACGGGCTGCGGGCGACGGTCCCGGTGGACTGGTCCGTCGACCACGCCCGCGGCGCCGAGATCCTCACGCTCGAGCCCGACCCCGAGGGGGACCGGTTCCCCGACGGGCAGCCGCGCTGGCCGGTCGTCGTCCCGGCGCCGGTCGACGAGGACCAGCTCGCCGCAGCCGTCGAGGCCGCGGCCGCGGCGGACGTCGCCGTCGTCGTCGTCGGTGACCGCATCGAGCTCGTCGGGGAGGCGCGCTCGACCGCGACGCTGGAGCTCGTCGGGTCGCAGGTCGCGCTGCTCGACGCCGTCGTGGCCACGGGGACGCCCACCGTGGTCGTCCTGCTGGCGTCGAAGCCGCTGGTGCTGCCCGCGTCCGCCGACCGCGCAGGCGCCCTGGTGTGGGCCGCGAACCCCGGCATGCAGGGCGGTCAGGCGCTGGCGGAGCTGCTGCTCGGCGTCGTCGAGCCGGCGGGCCGGCTGCCGGTCTCGTTCGCCCGGCACGTCGGTCAGCAGCCGACGTACTACAACCAGATCCGCGGCCAGCACGGCGACCGGTACGCCGACCTCACGCAGCGGCCGGCGTTCCCCTTCGGTCACGGCCTCGGTTACAGCGAGGTCGTCTACGAGGACCTGCGGCTGGACGCGGACGCGTACACGGTCCACGACACCGTCCGCGCCCGGGTCACCGTCCGCAACGTCGGGGAGCGCCCGGCCCACGAGGTCGTGCAGCTGTACGTGCGCGACGCCGTGGCGTCCGTGAGCTGGGCGGACCGGGAGCTCAAGGCGTACCGGCGGGTGGAGGTGGCGCCCGGCGCGGCGGAGACCGTCGAGCTCACGCTCCCCGTCGCGGCGTGCACCGTCGTGGACGCGGCGGGGCACCGGGTCGTCGAGGCCGGGGCGTTCGAGGTGCTCGTCGGGCCGTCGTCGCGGCCGGAGGCTCTGCTGACCGCGCGCTTCGAGGCCCGGCTCTGA